Genomic segment of Anguilla rostrata isolate EN2019 chromosome 13, ASM1855537v3, whole genome shotgun sequence:
TCCTCCGCCTTGACCGTGCTGCAGTTCAGGTAGTCCCTGTTCAGGTCGAAGACGGCCACCGTGGTCTTCTTCGGGCCCGGCAGGATGCAGGTGTAGTCGTCCTTGAAGTCGACGGCGGAGGTCAGCTGCCGTATGTGCCAGTGGGCCAGCATGTTGTAGAGCTCACAGTTGCAGGCGAAAGGGTTGTCGTGGAAGTAGAGCCCGTTCTTGATCCACGCGGGCAGGGCCTTGAGCTCCGGAATGGGCAGGACCTTGACCCTGTTGGAGGAGACGTCCAGCAGGCTGAGCCTCTCCAGCCGCGTCTTCTCCCGGACCAGCTCCAAGGGGAAGCGGGACACCTGGTTCTGGCTCAGGTAGAGCTTCTGCAGTTTAGCGAGGCCCGTGAAGGCCAGGCGGTCGATCTGGGAGATGCGGTTCTTGTAGAGCAGCAGCACCTCCAGGTGCTCGAGGGGCTCGAACATGGACTCGTCCAGCTGCCGCAGCCGGTTGGAGGACAGGTCCAGGTAGCGCACGTGGGTGACGTACAGGAAGGCCTCGGTGGAGATGAAGTGCATGCCGTTGTGGCTGAGGAGCAGGTTGTGGAGCTTGGTCAGCTCGACCGTGGTCCACTCGGCACTCAGGCGCGCGATGCCGTTGTAGCTCACGTCCAGCACGGCGGTGTAGATGGGCAACGGGGCGGGAATGCTGGTCAGATTCATCTTGGAGCAACTGACGATGTTGCTGGCGCAGATGCAGGTCTTGTGGCAGTTGAGAGTCGACGCGGTCGCCcagggcagcagcagggcgagggggaggagcctgaggaGGCTCCTGGAGACGAGGGAGGAGGAGCCCGGCAATGGCTGCCCGACGAAGCAAGGAAGCGGCATTATTATAGTAGTAGTTCTTCACAGAGGAGACTATACAGTCAGCCAAATCTCACCGGGCATTGTGGAGTCGCGCCTTGCGGGGGCTCCCGTCATTGTAAATAGATGGCTGTGGGAGAAGCAAAACAGAACATACGTTTTGTCAGCGCATCCATTGTAAGAACTGAAATGACATTGTTATGGTTGTAGCAGTCTACTACACCCTCCTCTCACTAAAtccacgcacgtgcacacgcacacagacagcagaaagATGTTACAGTTAAGTTATGATCTCAAGCGTGATAATTATTTGTTGTCATTTAATGCGCGAAGTGAAAACCAAGACAAGCGCTCCGGTCGCAGCACAGTAACAGGTCTCAATCACAGCAATGTGCACGTGCTGTTTCCCCGAGGGAGAACTCGTATTGTCCATACAGCAAGCACGTTTGGGATGGTGCTTGCAGGAGGTGTAAGTGTTGCATTGCACCATTTTGTAAATGCACACCATAAGTCCCATAACAGCGTTTTCCTTCACATATCGGTTAATGCGGTAAAGTATCCTACATCTCTTTTTGAGATTAACATTATTTCCCAGGCTTGTTTGATTTAAAGTACATAGGCTACGTCACGTCCTTCAGCATCAAAACCTCGAGTTTAGAGATACGCGAAAGAAGGCATAACCTCTAAACAAAAATCGATAAACCTTGAACCAAtcgtacaaaaacaaaaaatctaatatGGCAATAAAACACATATTCGCTTACTGGCTGGAAAATTATTCAAGAAAAATGCGACGGAGGAAAGCCCGACATGTCTTTCTATTATCCCTTAAACCCGTGTACATTGTGCGTCTCTACTCCTAAGAAATACGAGTTATGAAAACCGTAAAATATAATTCCTGCTTGAATTTATTCTTCTCTTCGCGTAATCTATTCTTGTCTTAATTCCATACGACGGCACACCGGGCCTCGGTTATTGTTTTACCTTGTGTTGCTTCTCAGGACAAATGATATCACATCCGATTGCGATACATAAAATCCAATCTCAGGTTCTTCATACTCAGTCATCCGAAACACAAATCTCTAGAACGCCCCTCCTCTCCGAATCGGAACAAATCGGTCAAAACTGCCGTTTAATGAAACGGCGACAGTTTAAGTTCTCCGGTGGTGTTCTTCATTGGAGATCGAAAGTACTTCAGCTGGCAGCCAGTGCCGCAACAAAGCTAATGGGGCTTACGTGTATTTTCAGTAACAGAAACGGCAGTCCGCAGTCCCTCAACATAATGCAGCTACTGAAGAGAGTGTACCAGCCAGCACTGGTGGGACCCGCATATGCACAGGGCGACCACAACTCATCAGGTGTCTGACTGCTAATtcagaaatcaaaacaaaaaccgtGATGCAAGGATCTTCTCCAatggtgtgttgtgttggttCTGATAGGGGTGTcctttctgctttgttttaatgAGTGCGTGAGCGCGTAATAggctacaataaaataatattgacaGCGGTAATGTATTTAGCGAATTGAGTCGAGCCGGATAACTGACGTGCATCTCCTTCACTGCGTCTTCCGCTTCAGTCTGACTCAGTGGTACCCGTGTAATGCAATACAGCATCTCTATCGTATTGGAAatgttctttattatttaatccATAGTTTACTCATCGGTGCCCTGTTCTCCGATTTTAATAAGCAGGTTATGTTATTCTTCTTCGCTGATGAAAAGCctacacaaatgcacaatttCCTTAGGAGgacgtgcgcgcgcgcgcgcgcgtttgaataatattttgagaaataaaacacaaaaagcacgCGTCACAAATCTTAATGCGAACTGGGTCACTTATCTGAGTATCGCTGTTaacattatatttgttttattttactttgtagTAGCAATCACCCCTTCTACGCAAACACTGATTTACACCTCttgaaatttattaaaataaacggATTCATGTGGAATGAGTTATTGATTTCACTGGAACAGCCACAAACAGTCGAATTTCTCGTTCAGTCCCTGGCGCATATCCAAACTATCCATCCTTAGCGTCCTCCACATGAGACTGAAATTACAGTCTCCCAATTTACACTACATTATTTGTATATGAATCGTTTAATTTTTCAAAGATCAGGATATTGTTAGCTCAAAGATAAGAGTGATTCATTGGTTCATTTAATTGCGCCTTCAGTATTATGGTATCCTAATgattacatgattttttttttctttctcggGAATTGTACAATTATGATTATGACTTTTATGGCGACTGCTGATGAAAATGATAGATAATAATGATAGAGGCAacttgttgttgttattattattattatgacaacaataacaaaacataacagtAGAGTACGACAATAATACTGGGATCCAAAAGTACATAAGTAGCTTAAAATAGTTCGGCTTAAGAGAGATTGGTCTCATACCCGCAGTGAGCTGCAGGCAACACCCAGTATAAGTAGCATCGTTAGCACATGGGTACCGCAGTCGTGCGCTATGACCTTCCGCCATTGTGGGCTTAACCCTACTCCGGCCTCCCTGGTTGGCACACATTACCCAGACTTCAATGGTCCGGCCTTTTCCGAAGCCGTCTTTCAGGGAGCCCAGTTCAAACTACGAACATCCGGGTAAGCCACGCGAAAACCATTCGAGCATCCGTGCTGCTTCCAGGTTAAGCTGACTCTTGACTCTGCAGGTCGTCTTGATTCCTGCTCTTCGGGGTTAATTGTTTGCCAGTTCAGCAACCTAAAGCCAGAAAACCTTTTCACATCAActttttcattcagtcattttagTTTTTGAGTGGTTCATTTTGGCAGATTTCTGTACAAATGTCAGACGCTTAGTGTAAGACACTGTTATTGAGGTAGCCACTGAATGATGAAAACTGTTGCAACATTATAagtcctaaaaataaaataaacacagaaatggGCATGCAAAAGCAAAATTTGAGGCACATTCCATTTCCATAAATTGCTGAACAGTATGAGAGTAACAGGGACATGTCGATGGTCTTTTCCTGTCCTTCTCCTGTGATCAGGGACACCGCTAGGAAGTTTGGGCCCAATGAAAAGATCCCACATTGGGCCCCACTGCCCCAGGCTACCCCATCCCTACACAATTACAGCACTACTTTTTGAGGACCCCTGttagtcagggcccttggaaccCCTCTCCCTAATACGGTGCCACTGTTTGTCAAAGTTTGCCAATGCCATCAAACAAGCATCTTACATTCTTTAACATCTTTATCAGGAGGACCAACCAGCCAGAAATTTCTTCAAATGTGAATAATAGGTGAATTGTGACATATTTTGCTGGGAAGCAAATTGTGCGGAATCTGTCCGTTCactgatttattgttttgtagCCCCAGTTTTCCATTCATAGTGAAAAGAGAATGCAAATTCTCCAAGGGTGTTAAAGACAACCACTGTGTGCCTGGACTGCATCGCACCACAGGCTAATTTTGTATGTCCTGCACGCTCTCTCTGTAGTGGGCTAGCATATGTCTCTCTCAGGCCATGTGCTAGTCCTCCCACACAGGCGGGATTCCAACCCCTGCCCCGACACTGTTTGAGCTGTGGCCCGTAccctgtctgttaccctctctgctttcgaCCTGTCTTTATagagcagaaacaggaaaggagggcagactgtcctgctctcctttaatgaaaaaaaaagcagattatTTGTGAGATCCTCCTGTAACCAAATCTCACAGCACTCTGATGGGATTGCATTACGGTGCTTTTACTGATGATTTTTGTGCTACATCTTCCAAGAAGTGATGAGTAAAATGTTAGGCTTTAAGCACTTTGAAACTTCTTTCCAGTTTCTTTTCTGGTTTGCAAGTTTTGACGCCAGTTGAGTGCTTCATAGGCATTTTTAATCTAAAAGCTCCATAAAGCAACCACTTTGTGGCTAAGGACcctgtctcaaaaaaaaaaaatttttttttattgtttctgcaTTGGGGGATTTTCCTTGAGATAACAACGCACAATTAACTGAGAGGTAGGAGGCGCCCGTTGTCTTTTCAAGAAAtctttgcctcttttttttttggaaacatgaTGAATTGTATTTATCCATAATGCAGACAATGTACTTGTACAACCAGCTTAATGAAAACAATTACCTGTACTCATACTCTGGGGCACTCCAGcattggcttgattgacagcgCTCACAAGCATACTATTCTTGTACTATTCCAGTGATACTGTAGTAATGTGTATGGAAACAAGGTATCTGTCTTTCTTTCATAGCTTACAGCAGATAAAAAGGTGTGTCTAATAGGCCTGTTTCCTGTACGTTTCCTGTGTGTTCATGGTGCTTTCACAGCCGTGAACTGGCCATggcagagaggaggtgggggggggggggcatttgggGCCAGGGTAGACTGCATCATATTTCATAGCCCCTCTCTTTAGCATTAACCTTGTGCATCCCCGTGGAGATGCGCGATCACTTTCATCTGGCCGTCACAATGCTGGGCCTGGGAGAGGTGATTACACTGTagcggtgtgtctgtgtgtgtgtgtgcctagcccactgttgcagtgtgtgtgtgtgtgtgtgtgtgtgcctagcccactgtagtggtgtgtgggtgtgtgtgcatagcccactgtagcggtgtgtgtgtatttgtgtgtgtgcctagcccactgtagtggtgtgtgtgtgtgtgtgtgcctagcccactgtgtgtgtgtgtgtgtgtgtgtgtctatcgcactgtagcggtgtgtgtgtgtgcctagcccactgtagtggtgtgtgtgtgtgcgtgcttagCCCACtgttgtggtgtttgtgtgtgtgtgtgtgtgtgtgtgtgtgtgcgcctagCCCACTGATAGCACAGACCTTTTCAAATTCAGCTTATTCATCTTAATGGGCCCCTTTTGGTGTTTATTTATCACGTGCAGATGAAAGGAGACCATCCTGCACTCACTGATGAAAGAGTCCTTTGGATTTAATACTTCCCCTAGTAGGTTCAATTCTGCCATGGATGcagatttttcttatttttatgtttgtaatcTAAGATCGCTGCAAGACCATAGGCACAGGGTGCATGAAAGAAGTATATATGTTTAATTTATCTGGAACGTGGTCACACAGGACAGTGTTTCTGCAAAGTATGAAAataatatacatgtatattacagagcaaaaacaaccTCGGCATAAAGACCTCCTCTCAAACGTGGAATTGTATATTCTGACTATTCATGATTCTTCTGCTTGGCCAGCTCAAACCTTCCTATCaaagcatcatcatcatctttccCATGATCAATGGCACTTGTATTAATCACATAATATTTCTGTATAGTGGTTTTCTCTGGGTTGAAAAAGGTAAAATGGGAATTCTCTGTTGAATAAGATGTTCATAATGGGTTGCAAATGCACAACATTTGTGCTGAATACAGTTCAGTTCATACACAgatgtactgtttttttttggaatgtttgttcACAATTCtacatcagtgttctagaactccattagTCACGATTGCCAGCAGTGATTATTACATcataattagaatgttcagataatAACATTCTATTCACATATTTAGGATCTTAGGATCACTATAATGGGTTAAGACTTACACAGTGGACTGCCTGCATCGGTGCATGGTGCGTAGATGTCTTCATGTTCGGGGCCACACACTTTTTAAGAAATTGCACAAAAAATTGTGGGAGACAAGCAATCGATGGTGCAGCGATGAGGTGCCACAGTGGGGGGCTGAAGTTGTTTACGCTGAGATCTAAAACAGCTGCTGGGCCTCTGAGTTCCGTGGTTTGCTCACTGCAACGAGCGGACACCCCAGTCAATAAAACGACGTTGCTAGCCTGTATGAGTCATACCCTGCAAGTGTTTGTGTCTTCCTATGCATCATTTGCTGCAGAAGCAAATGTAATTTCTCAGATCCAGTCTTTCGCAATATTGGCTGTCGCTCTGCAATCGATTCGGTGTGTTTCTTTCCGGCTACAGATATCTCAGTTGTTTCTGAGTGTGGGAACATCAGCACTGAAGAAGAAACATGTATTTGCAAAATGAGGTATGTACAGGTACAAAGCAAAAAGCtaaaaatttatgaaaattgtATGGAAGCCAGACGAAAGAACATTTTTAGCTTTCAATATTATTCatggtaaaaaaatttttacgaACAAACAATGTTTCCTACGTAATTTTAAGGcgcttaaccctttaaggtccaagatcacaaatatatgattagaatgttcttaactgactTCTGCCCCTGTGCTAATTCCTGTACAGGAGTCAGAGAATCGAGCGACAGGACATGGTCCgcattttgccagtttgaattaaattttcaaAATTAGGGGCTGTAATTGGAAGGAGAGCCACGCTCTTATTGCTTAGCACACTTATTCACTGAAGAACACTACTACCCTTCTACATTCCCTCCTCAACTGCCAAAAAGAGCTCCAGGATCTTTCAGATGATTAgtatttccttttctgtttttcttgcaGGGCCCTTAAGTTGATTTGAGGAGTCGCTGTGCCCCTCAAGATGAGAGTTAATCGCATGTCAAGATGGCGGTAATGAGCCAAGGTCACCTTGGCCACAGGAGTGGTTGAGATGGCTTACATTAGTAGCGCCTTAGCATTTCTCACTGTTTTCTACAGGGGTTTGGGAGGGAGAATGCCAGTAACTCTTTAAGGGGAATGGAAGAAAAGGTGTAAATCCTGGGGTGGCACACCCCAAATCTAGTACGTGTGTTATACTCATGGTTTCAAACACAAAAGAGGGGGAAAAcccatccattcattttgacTTACATCCTGGGTTAGTGGGGATTCGGAAACAAAGCAACGGCGTTTTGCATTGTCGAGTTCTGGTGTAGGACCACTGATATGTGATGAGGAAATGGAGCTTTCTGTGGAAAGGGGGGACGTTCAAACCCATGTTAGACAGATTTGTGACAGACAGATTGTTACTAATGCTCTCAGAACGAGGGACAGTTTGATTTGACCACGATTCTGGTTGTCATGGAAGCCAAGGTCTCTCTTCGAAGTTACTGTGCTTTCAGgtagagggaacagagagacagggctgtttgtacatgtgtgcatcTAGAGGGGCTATTCCATCACTACTTACAGCAGCGGACAGGATGgtgatacagtatataaaacaCTGTTAAAATTCTACATACAGAGACTTAGtgaaaagtaatatttttctaaCTAAATGTGGAGTAATGTGGCTAATAAATTATGTACTTGTATGGTATATATTTATGCagtacatacattttgttttaaatgatgtaCATATTCACACATGAATAAGACAATAGTaatgtagtatatatatataactgtgGATGgctgaattttgaattttgctttatatttttgtattctgaAATTTATACTTTACTTCTGGCTTTTATCTTATTGGCTGATATTGCAGCAAACAATTAACTGGATGAAAACACACCCAACAACCAGCATGTTGTTCTTCGGCACTCTTGATTTGCTCTGTCAATAAACTGGCTTCTGAATCTGGAGAGGACAAAATTCAAACAGAGCTGAAATGGAAGGCTGTGTACTGTACTGACTAGATAAACAGCCTGTGCCTGGTACagaaagcgagagagggagacagatgtCTGATATCTGgtttactttgtatttgaatCAATTTGTTTTCTACTTTTTCCAGTATGGAATGGAGGTTTGGATCAGTGCTGAGTCACGTTAGAGTCAAAGCCCTCACAAACATTGCCTGATGGTCGCTGCATAGGTCTGTGAAAGTCAGTTGCCTATTGCCACTGCatatccatttgaaaaactgaaaaaaagattaattgtaATATAAATGCTAAAACTTGAACGACACTGTATTGTGTCATGCAGTATGTGacataacatttattaaaaacgCATTTTAAACGAATGAATTTCCAATTGAACAGAAACACTGAGGCTTCAGCGAATTGTACATTTAGTTGTGCACACAAATCAGATTTAAGATTTGAATTATTCTTTTAAATTCTGTAATGCATGTGACAAGCGGTATGTTTTAAAGCGCCTCCAATTATTTGCAATGTTGTCCTTTGTGGTCAGGACACGTATGGGTCTCGGCGGAAGGTGATCTCTGCGCTCCTGTGAGTACATTTGCTTCTGCTTTCGGGAATGGCGGTGATAGCGTTGCCTGGTGACCGTTAACGGTCTCTTGTTTACCTTGGTGGCTCTAAAGTCCgctgtgcgttttttttttcttttatgaaaaGTGCACACAGACCTTCCGGCATTTACCGTCTGTCTCTGTGGCAGTAATGGAAGGGATTTTCCAGTTTTCATATTGCATGAGTGCCGCTTCATTATTTAAACAGgcttaaacattttaaacagcgtTCGCTTGTTCCGCACGCATTAACCAAGGCAAactttaaaatggcagtgctttttgcattttaatgcattatttAGGTTGCTCAGTTGGTGGCTTTAAACAATCTGAGGGCCACTGGCCAAAGCATTGTGCATCTCCATATAATACAGTGTGGATCTGCAGCCTGCTGACTGGTGGACAAAAGCGATAGTCTGATACCACTCGTgcgtctgattggctcctgGGGAAATACAATCAATCAGGATTCCGCAGGTTCTTCAGTTTTGGGAAGGCACGAGGGGTCAGTCAAACCTGACTGTGAGCTGTTAAGGCAAATGTAAATGGACAGGGGTGTCATAGAGTAGCCATCTTCTGTTCAGCTTCGGTTTGAGGCCCAGAAATTCAATTGAGGGTCTTTTAGGATATTTATAGCCGATTGTTTGTAATGTCAACACGTGTCTCCACTTAGTGctgatataaaatatattatatgctatggaatattttattatatttctgatTGACTTATGTCATCTGAAgccaccatgccccccccccccccccccccaccagtctgACAACTCCCAAGCACTCCTGACCATGATTCTCGCGTTTggatcccccctccccccactacTGCAGCGATTCTGGCTCCTCTGTTCCCATGCCCTGGTATGATGAGGTCCGTCTCCGCAGGGAGAGCTTTGGCGCAGGAGTCCCCTGAGTGCTTTAGGCCCACGCTCCTGACTGCACTgcgcagtgggggggggggggagctcagcCCCAGAGCTCAGCCCCagagctctgtctctctctctctctaaaaccccctcccacacacccacccactctgGGGAATTgggctgtgtggggctgtggatcccccccgccccccggcacccactccctccctccaagGCAGCAGCCACGATAATGTCAGTGCGGAGATGAGTGACTCCGCCCCTTCTCGCTCCGCGGCGGAGCGCCTCGCTGGCGGTAATGGGGAATAATGGAGCGTGATGGTCCCGCCGGGCGGGCGGACGAGTGCGCCGCATTCAGAACACCTTGACGGAAGATCAAAGCGCCTCgctgcagagagacacacacacacacacacacacacacacacacacacattcacacacacacacgccacgtTAATAGGCTTAGCCTGCTCGCTTTTTAAATCGCAGACTGTCTCAAAATGGGCAGCGTGTCGCAGTTGAAACAGGCAATTATCGGTCTAGGTGACCTGCAGACCTTGCTAGACCACTTTACTACAATGCAGTTTGTTCCTGTTAGCTGCTACCATTGCGAGACTGAGCAGTCACAATGCATATAATGCATACgaaaaaattttaaatccaagtaattacagaaaaacaatgaaactcCAATCACAAATAGTCTTAATTAGAACAGAATCAGACGAAATTAGACGAAAATGATTGTGACTATGGTAAGCAAAACatatgttgtttgttttttaaaatctcaattAATGGCAAGACCTGCTATTTaatttccataaaataattttgtactttgtttGCTATTTATAACTGacatttacagcattttttcttgtgtcatataagatcatttatttttatgggaTGTCTGTTCTCCATTATTTTCATGATAACAGTTTTTTGTAAGCTAAAACTATTTaggattaaaaatatatatgaagaATATGGAGGGGGATAAAAAATGACCAATTCTGACCAGATAAGAGTGAAGAGAAAACAGGACAAAAGattggagtgggggggtgggggtaggtaGGAGTCAGTCAGAGTACAGCtaacaccacccccctcccccctccacccgcaGCCTTTTAAAAGGTTCTAATAACTCCATTAAGCAGCCCAgcactccattttgtttctcctcAGGATCGATTTGGGCGTCCTGCACAGTCCCTACAATGCAGCCATTTGCCTGTGGGATGTGGGATGGAGTTCATCATTCAATCATTCCTACCGCTGACTCTCTgtgcctcccccacccacccctccccccctacacacacccccctcccacccctttGCCTTCCCTCCGTTCGTGTGGGAAGAGATGAgctccatccttctctccccGCCACTGACTCCAGAGCCAGGCAGCCGCTTCACACTCACATCGCATTTCCACCGTCATTAATCAGACACTTCCTGTGTTTCCGCAGGAAGTGGAGACGGAGGAGGGACGCTTTTGACACCGATCTGTATTCGTATTTGCGTTTTCAGCTAACGCCggtgtttatttcatttattttcattatattttaccATGCGCTCGTCTGTGACCGTGAGGCAGCACTGCAGGACAGACAGGGTGAGAGAACCTGTCACAGGCTTTTACGCCAGCGAATATGCTGGGTGTCTCATGCAGGGGTCAATGAAGGGAGAGCCAATGAAATAACAGCAGTGGAGCAATCTTCAAGTGGACAAGACcctgtattatattatattatattatattatattatattatattatattatattatattatattatattatattatattatattatattatattatattatattatattatattatattatattatatgccctgtgatagattggcaacctctcgcccaatgcatgctgggataggctccagcaccccccgcgacctgcccaggataagcgggtatagacaatggatgggtggatgaattatattatattatattatcaaACACAGAAAGACATATAGTCAGGCCATATTTTGACCGTCCAGCATAGACAAGTTGAAGAAGCCATGACTTTTTCCGCCAGGCTGTAGGCTTCCTGagtatttctgtgtattttcctttcctctcaGGTGTCCCCTGAGGTGaaaggaataaaaatgtgtcCCTATTCATAGCTCACCATAGTCCTCGTAGGTGTGAGGTTACAGTGCGTGGTGTCGGTGACAGAAAGGTACGGCTCGTCCAatcaaatgaaaccctaaaaCCGCGAAACGGTTTGAGTGCTGAGGGTAAGTAACAGTCGGTGGGCATAATGTAGTATCTGTCCTCAATGAATAAGGCCCTCGGTGGCTATTTTTAGTGGCAGGGTAAGAATAGCAAGCCAGGCTGCTGTTTAATTCATGAGCGCTGTCCTCTCCGCTCCGCTGTCCTGGTCTGAAGGGGAGGTCTAGCTCCGCCGCGGAGCTGTTAAATGGAGGAAGACGCGGGGCGAGCGCGAGCGCGAGCTTGGGCCGAAGAGGATTGTGGGAGCTCGGAATGAATCTGGAAACTGCTGCATCAGCATGCGGTGTAAAAGGGAAATGTCCTCACTGACATGAAAAGAgctaaccccccctcctccactcaatccgcccccccccccgaggcctTCAGGTCCTCTGccgcagcagagcagcagagcagcagtgcggATTTTACCCTGAGCCTCGCGATCAGCGGTCTGTTTACGAGCCGCGCTTCGCTCCTGACTCACTCACGGTGCTGtcctctgctgtttttttttctccccactctGTTCTGCAGTGATAAAATTGCTTGAGCATTCTGATgtccttacaaaaaaaaacaacagaaattaaagagacaaagaaagcataaattgaattgtattttcaaataaggTGCacaaaagggagggagggaggaggagaaatctcggatcggtggggggggggggggggggtgagggagttCAGGGGCGCATTTCCGTGGGAAGATGAAATTAAGATAAATGCCGCTAAATGTGGAAAGTGAACATTATTGTGACGCTTCCTCAGGGTTTCCGTGATCGCGTCAGACTTATTATTCTGCACATGTGGCACATCTAATCAAATCTTTGATTGTTCACTG
This window contains:
- the LOC135238031 gene encoding amphoterin-induced protein 1-like, translated to MPLPCFVGQPLPGSSSLVSRSLLRLLPLALLLPWATASTLNCHKTCICASNIVSCSKMNLTSIPAPLPIYTAVLDVSYNGIARLSAEWTTVELTKLHNLLLSHNGMHFISTEAFLYVTHVRYLDLSSNRLRQLDESMFEPLEHLEVLLLYKNRISQIDRLAFTGLAKLQKLYLSQNQVSRFPLELVREKTRLERLSLLDVSSNRVKVLPIPELKALPAWIKNGLYFHDNPFACNCELYNMLAHWHIRQLTSAVDFKDDYTCILPGPKKTTVAVFDLNRDYLNCSTVKAEDQETYLEETLILNCDTRHRVMNKTWMIPGNVLLTPGGNRSARVLADVNGRLEIASVQLEDSGIYTCFAVSEAFNETLYVTVKVHNFTLDGSSETLNTAYTTLIGCLASVILVLIYLYLTPCRCPCHSKAKGQQEDSIHSSMLSAAPSHEDLGTKAGLSRHVAFLDPRDLRGQNGKVKPDAGEDLENRERDGRRDRGLRKKSDAESISSVCSDTPIVV